From Erinaceus europaeus chromosome 9, mEriEur2.1, whole genome shotgun sequence, one genomic window encodes:
- the B4GALT3 gene encoding beta-1,4-galactosyltransferase 3 — MLRRLLERPCTLALLVGSQLAVMMYLSLGGFRSLSALFGRDPGPTFDYSHPHDVYSNLSHLSGIPIAPGGPPALQGLPYCPERSPLLVGPVSVSFSPVPSLAEIVERNPRVEAGGRYRPPGCEPRSRTAVIVPHRAREHHLRLLLYHLHPFLQRQQLAYGIYVIHQAGNGTFNRAKLLNVGVREALRDEEWDCLFLHDVDLLPENDHNLYVCDPRGPRHVAVAMNKFGYSLPYPQYFGGVSALTPDQYLKMNGFPNEYWGWGGEDDDIATRVRLAGMKISRPPTSVGHYKMVKHRGDKGNEENPHRFDLLIRTQNSWTQDGMNSLTYRLLARELGPLYTNITADIGRDPRGPRTPTGPRYPPGSSQAFRQEMLQRRPPARPGPLPAANHTAPRGPL, encoded by the exons ATGCTGCGACGGCTGTTGGAGCGGCCCTGCACCCTGGCCCTACTCGTGGGTTCCCAGCTGGCGGTCATGATGTACCTGTCCCTGGGGGGCTTCCGGAGCCTCAGCGCCCTGTTTGGCAGGGATCCGGGCCCAACGTTTGACTACTCTCACCCCCACGATGTCTACAGCAATCTCAGTCACCTGTCTGGGATCCCCATTGCCCCGGGGGGTCCCCCAGCTCTTCAGGGCCTGCCCTACTGTCCAGAACGGTCCCCTCTGCTAG TGGGTCCTGTGTCCGTGTCCTTTAGCCCTGTGCCATCCCTGGCTGAGATTGTAGAGCGGAATCCCCGGGTGGAAGCTGGGGGCCGGTACCGCCCCCCAGGCTGTGAGCCCCGTTCCCGTACTGCAGTCATTGTGCCCCACCGTGCCCGGGAGCACCACCTGCGCCTGCTGCTCTACCATCTGCACCCCTTTCTGCAGCGCCAGCAGCTGGCCTACGGCATCTATGTCATCCACCAG GCCGGAAATGGGACCTTTAACCGGGCCAAGTTGCTGAACGTTGGGGTGCGTGAGGCCCTGCGTGATGAGGAATGGGACTGCCTTTTCCTACATGATGTGGACCTCTTGCCTGAGAATGACCACAACTTGTATGTGTGTGATCCCCGGGGGCCTCGACACGTGGCGGTTGCCATGAACAAGTTTGGATACAG cctcccgtACCCCCAGTACTTTGGAGGAGTCTCCGCACTCACACCTGATCAATACCTGAAGATGAATGGCTTCCCCAACGAGTACTGGGGCTGGGGTGGAGAGGATGACGACATTGCCACCAG GGTGCGCCTGGCTGGGATGAAGATCTCCCGGCCCCCCACATCTGTGGGTCACTACAAGATGGTGAAGCATCGGGGAGACAAGGGCAATGAGGAgaacccccacag GTTTGACCTCCTGATACGGACTCAGAACTCCTGGACACAGGATGGCATGAACTCACTGACCTACCGCCTGCTGGCCCGAGAGCTGGGCCCACTCTACACGAACATCACAGCAGACATAGGGAGGGACCCACGTGGGCCTCGGACTCCCACTGGGCCCCGGTATCCGCCTGGGTCCTCCCAGGCCTTCCGGCAAGAGATGTTGCAGCGTCGGCCCCCTGCCCGGCCTGGGCCACTCCCGGCTGCCAACCACACAGCCCCCCGTGGCCCACTGTAA
- the PPOX gene encoding protoporphyrinogen oxidase isoform X4, translating into MDSLCRGVFAGNSQELSIRSCFPSLFQAEQSHRSVLLGLLLGAGKRPQPDSALIQKARAERWSQWSLRGGLETLPQALDAYLTSKGVTILRGQPACSLTLEAGGFWKVSLGDSSLEANHVISAVPAPVLSQLLPLKAAPLASTLATITAVSVAVVNLQYQGAQLPVQGFGHLVPSSEDPGVLGIVYDSVAFPEQDGSPPGLRVTVMLGGSWLHALEAGGQVLSQEVLGQLAQEAAATQLGLKEPPSRCLVHLHQNCIPQYTLGHWQKLEMVTRFLAAQKLPLTLAGASYEGVAVNDCIESGRQAAIHVLGADPNS; encoded by the exons ATGGACAGTCTCTGCCGAGGAGTGTTTGCAGGCAACAGCCAGGAGCTCAGCATCCGGTCTTGTTTCCCCAGTCTTTTCCAAGCTGAGCAAAGCCATCGTTCTGTTCTACTGGGGCTGCTGCTGGGAGCAG GGAAGCGTCCACAGCCAGACTCAGCTCTCATTCAGAAGGCCCGGGCAGAGCGCTGGAGCCAGTGGTCACTCCGAGGAGGACTGGAGACACTACCCCAGGCCCTGGATGCCTATCTGACAAGCAAGGGGGTCACAATTCTCAGGGGCCAGCCAGCCTGCAGTCTCACCCTCGAGGCAGGAGGATTCTGGAAG GTGTCTCTAGGGGACAGCAGCTTGGAGGCCAACCATGTCATCAGTGCTGTCCCTGCGCCAG TGCTCAGCCAGCTGCTCCCCCTCAAGGCTGCTCCCTTGGCCAGCACACTGGCCACCATCACTGCTGTGTCGGTGGCTGTGGTAAACCTGCAGTACCAGGGTGCTCAGCTGCCTGTCCAG ggatttGGGCATCTGGTGCCATCCTCTGAAGATCCAGGTGTCCTGGGGATTGTCTATGACTCAGTGGCCTTCCCTGAGCAGGATGGGAGTCCCCCTGGCCTCCGAGTGACT GTGATGCTGGGAGGCTCCTGGTTACATGCACTGGAAGCAGGAGGTCAAGTCTTATCACAGGAGGTGTTGGGacagctggcccaggaagctgcggcCACACAGTTAGGACTTAAGGAGCCACCAAGCCGCTGCCTGGTCCACCTGCACCAG AACTGCATCCCCCAGTATACGCTTGGGCACTGGCAGAAGCTGG AGATGGTCACCCGCTTCCTGGCTGCTCAGAAGCTGCCCCTGACTCTGGCAGGAGCCTCCTATGAGGGAGTCGCGGTGAATGATTGTATAGAAAGTGGGCGCCAGGCAGCAATTCATGTCCTGGGTGCAGACCCCAACAGCTGA